The following are encoded in a window of Microbacterium sp. LWO13-1.2 genomic DNA:
- a CDS encoding aldose 1-epimerase family protein produces MTTYSPTGTQVHLRRGDVTAQISQVGASLRSLAIGTVDLVPPYPADAPTPACSGVVLTPWPNRVRDGRWNDGDTMRQLAITEPAKNNASHGLLRFSAYEIDQTDAAATLTATIVPQTGYPYLVETSVTYLLTDVGIEVIHVLANRSAESAPVALGTHPFVTIGDVDPHDLVLRIPAETAFDTDERMLPIGTRPADAALREGVRLGDVTLDTGFTDLSRDADGRVRHSLTAPDGRRVTLWQGEGFDYAQVYTTTGYPGQELAVAIEPMTAPADAFNSGLGIRHLAPGESWTLHWGIELG; encoded by the coding sequence GTGACCACGTACTCCCCCACCGGCACCCAGGTGCACCTCCGTCGCGGCGACGTCACCGCGCAGATCTCGCAGGTCGGAGCATCCCTGCGCTCCTTGGCCATCGGCACCGTCGACCTCGTGCCGCCGTACCCTGCCGACGCGCCGACGCCGGCCTGCTCCGGAGTCGTGCTGACGCCCTGGCCGAACCGTGTGCGCGACGGTCGATGGAACGACGGCGACACCATGCGGCAGCTCGCCATCACCGAACCGGCGAAGAACAATGCCAGCCACGGCCTGCTCCGCTTCAGCGCCTACGAGATCGACCAGACGGATGCCGCGGCCACCCTGACGGCGACGATCGTGCCGCAGACCGGCTACCCGTACCTGGTCGAGACCTCGGTCACCTATCTGCTGACCGACGTCGGCATCGAGGTCATCCATGTCCTCGCGAACCGGTCGGCCGAGTCCGCGCCGGTCGCGCTCGGGACGCATCCCTTCGTCACGATCGGCGATGTCGACCCGCATGACCTCGTGCTGCGGATACCCGCGGAGACGGCATTCGACACCGACGAGCGGATGCTGCCCATCGGCACCCGGCCCGCCGACGCGGCGCTCCGCGAGGGGGTCAGGCTCGGCGATGTGACGCTCGACACCGGCTTCACCGACCTGAGCCGCGACGCCGACGGCCGCGTACGGCATTCGCTCACCGCTCCCGACGGCCGTCGCGTCACCCTGTGGCAGGGCGAGGGCTTCGACTACGCGCAGGTCTACACGACCACCGGCTATCCCGGTCAGGAACTCGCGGTCGCCATCGAGCCGATGACCGCTCCCGCCGACGCGTTCAACAGCGGCCTCGGCATCCGCCACCTCGCGCCCGGCGAGAGCTGGACCCTGCACTGGGGCATCGAGCTCGGCTGA